GCCTGGTCAACTTCGAGGTGTTCGGGCAGTTCAACAAGGTGGTCGAGAACCGCGAGGCGTTCTTCCGCGACGCGGCGCACGGGCTCGCGCGCCACGTGGGACTGGCGGGCGTACGTCGCGCGGAGTAACGATCGAGACGACCGCGACGAACACCACCGCGGTGGCGGTGGCCGCGAGGGGGCCGAGCAGGTTCCACCGGCCACGCGGGGAGCCGACGACGTTCGGCAGGAACTCGGTCACGCCGAAGTGGGCCGCGCCCGCCGACACCGCCCCCGCGAAGGGAGCGGGACGCGATGACGACGGAGATCGGGTCCGCTGCGCCCAACTCGTCGTCCTGGCCTACGAGTCCGGGCTGGTGCGTCCGGGCTGGCTGGGCTGAGCCGCGCCCGGCCCGCCGGGCGGCGCGGGAACCCGCCGACCCGCTTGTACGGCGCGCCTGAAACGGGTCAGCACGATCGAGACGACCGCGACGAACACCACCGCGGTGGCGGTGGCCGCGAGGGGGCCGAGCAGGTTCCACCGGCCACGCAGGGAGCCGACGACGTTCGGCAGGAACTCGGTCACGCCGAAGTAGGCCGCGCCCGCCGACACCGCCCCCGCGAAGAGAGCGAACCCGATCTCCGTCGTCATCGCGTCCCGCT
The DNA window shown above is from Streptomyces akebiae and carries:
- a CDS encoding DUF6332 family protein; translated protein: MGRRTQAERDAMTTEIGFALFAGAVSAGAAYFGVTEFLPNVVGSLRGRWNLLGPLAATATAVVFVAVVSIVLTRFRRAVQAGRRVPAPPGGPGAAQPSQPGRTSPDS